A single window of Larus michahellis chromosome 17, bLarMic1.1, whole genome shotgun sequence DNA harbors:
- the LOC141732302 gene encoding uncharacterized protein LOC141732302 isoform X4 codes for MAAAVADGSVWQDPLPACPWGQVRLAAPQQSRPLQCRDIGRSQPRSGAVRSPALAADMGTPHPSVSRCCCRARRGGAGGAAAPCTPAPSGAVEGTRLSPDLLPDARREVTPHLELVPSPATGPRHG; via the exons atgGCGGCAGCGGTGGCCGACGGCAGCGTGTGGCAGGACCCTCTGCCTGCGTGCCCCTGGGGCCAG GTCCGCTTGGCTGCCCCGCAGCAGAGCCGGCCACTGCAGTGCCGGGACATTGGCCGAAGCCAGCCCCGCTCAGGTGCCGTGaggtccccagccctggcagcggaCATGGGGACACCGCATCCCTCCGTCAGCCGGTGCTGCTGCAG AGCGCGgcgtggtggggctggtggggcagcggCTCCCTGCACCCCCGCTCCCTCCGGAGCCGTGGAGGGGACACGGCTGTCCCCAGACCTGCTCCCGGATGCCAGGCGGGAGGTGACACCGCACCTGGAGCTggttcccagccctgccacgggCCCACGCCATGG